One genomic window of Plasmodium coatneyi strain Hackeri chromosome 12, complete sequence includes the following:
- a CDS encoding Glycine cleavage T-protein (Aminomethyl transferase): protein MNKKFSLFLNGIICRQKVVSRSHIVANSISGSTIWMCKNGGRAFGTYGAVTRRRQKQREKFYEEKYRHNPNHVPKFSKVKKGSRGGWIYNPLKQVTKNNGSNFMYEQKVEEEVSTEERECINRLMQMRREVTKGGEPHPYSGGKNDEDRQQMISPPVNLFSICDNFIDKKKEIINQIENPQYFVDTHIKKLTNEYTNINRLHESDNENGYAKAPGYLKDVRRKRKNVSGKTLWGNCKVVKDEACEDRDGITNRMEVPKEDVTIVHPPEPYTFSEMCQKGESRRENPISMEEPATYSCIPEGKQSNLIEGGDAEVGKELESLLENNLTHCASNMTEQGVLQNREDEQILKKLYIEDILNYADEGEEIDISCLDVFTTLSTADRNRKLGSLFSSKGASFILYNNCIIASKFSKGTLQEYFHTRNACSLFDKSYQLIVKFTGRDSIYICNQFLSSDLNDMNSNDVCYACVLDNKAYIIDTAYVLKGENEVVLISSGYYKKGLYEYLSDYILFCRDSGMDVHIQVETNKRVLSLQGPLSNLVLNDVLDYFNWENAAQGKKGVTFLKNVIKEDTEKGQHYGLHFQREEKEKDEFVNMPYMSFKKLNMVKNAKEAINLRGEVPPHDEMNRYEILCVRCGDTGEDGFEFVVDNNISDYYVELFLSHVKVKLAGAYALNMLRMEAGIPLYGIDIFKNTTPITASLAWTLKYKKIKERNIFGYQNLLKEFSMKSKFLRIGIVSKELIFKTCKILSYPYKEPIGYVTSCTWSPVYEKRIAQGYIKREFAKNNEKVLISIPTDIPQEFSKKKKYKILRSRSAHKFALAQVCAFPFVEHKY, encoded by the coding sequence ATGAATAAgaaattttccctctttcttAATGGAATAATTTGTCGCCAGAAAGTAGTTTCACGTTCGCACATTGTAGCCAACTCGATTAGTGGTAGCACAATATggatgtgcaaaaatggagggaGAGCTTTCGGGACGTATGGTGCAGTGACCAGGAGGAGGCAAAAGCAGAGGGAGAAGTTCTACGAAGAAAAGTACAGACATAACCCTAATCACGTGCCCAAATTTTCAAAGGTGAAGAAAGGTAGCAGGGGCGGGTGGATATATAACCCACTCAAGCAAGTGACCAAAAATAATGGCTCGAATTTTATGTATGAACAGAAAGTAGAGGAGGAAGTCAGCACAGAAGAAAGGGAGTGCATAAACCGTCTTATGCAAATGCGTAGGGAGGTTACCAAGGGGGGAGAACCTCATCCCTACAGTGGTGGGAAGAATGACGAGGACAGGCAACAGATGATCTCACCCCCTGTGAACCTCTTCTCTATATGTGACAATTTTATCgacaaaaagaaagaaataattaaCCAAATTGAGAATCCACAGTATTTTGTCGACACGCATATAAAGAAGCTGACCAACGAGTATACCAATATAAATCGCCTTCATGAAAGTGACAATGAGAATGGCTATGCAAAGGCTCCAGGGTATTTGAAAGATGTTcgcaggaagaggaagaatgtcTCGGGTAAAACTCTCTGGGGCAACTGCAAGGTTGTGAAAGATGAGGCGTGCGAAGATAGGGACGGCATAACCAATCGGATGGAAGTACCGAAAGAGGACGTGACGATTGTGCACCCCCCTGAACCATACACATTCAGCGAAATgtgccaaaaaggggaatccCGCAGAGAGAACCCCATTTCGATGGAGGAACCCGCAACATATAGTTGCATCCCGGAAGGCAAGCAAAGCAATTTAATAGAAGGCGGAGATGCAGAAGTTGGTAAAGAGCTGGAATCCCTCCTGGAGAACAACCTCACGCACTGCGCGAGTAACATGACTGAACAGGGTGTACTTCAAAACCGCGaagatgaacaaattttaaaaaagcttTACATCGAAGACATTTTAAATTACGCagatgaaggagaagagaTTGACATAAGTTGCTTAGACGTATTCACCACGTTGAGCACAGCCGATAGGAATAGAAAACTGGGGTCTCTTTTTAGCAGCAAGGGAGCTTCATTCATTCTTTATAATAACTGCATTATTGCGTCCAAGTTCTCTAAGGGTACCCTGCAGGAATATTTCCACACAAGAAATGCTTGCAGCTTATTTGATAAGTCGTACCAGCTAATAGTAAAGTTCACCGGAAGGGATTCCATCTACATATGCAACCAGTTCCTATCTAGTGACCTAAACGACATGAACAGTAATGACGTTTGCTACGCCTGTGTGTTGGACAACAAAGCGTACATAATAGACACGGCTTACGTACTAAAGGGGGAGAACGAAGTCGTATTGATATCCTCAGGATACTATAAGAAGGGTCTTTATGAATACTTAAGTGACTATATTCTATTTTGCAGAGACAGCGGAATGGATGTCCACATACAAGTCGAGACAAACAAGAGGGTGCTGTCCCTGCAGGGGCCGCTAAGCAACCTGGTCCTCAATGATGTGCTGGATTATTTTAACTGGGAAAATGCAGcccaagggaagaaaggggtgACGTTcctaaaaaatgtaataaaagaGGACACAGAAAAAGGTCAGCATTATGGGTTACACTTCCaacgggaagaaaaagaaaaggacgaATTTGTTAACATGCCGTACAtgagttttaaaaaattgaacatggtgaaaaatgcaaaggaagCGATAAATCTGAGGGGGGAAGTACCGCCCCATGATGAGATGAACAGGTATGAAATTCTGTGCGTCCGATGTGGAGACACAGGAGAAGATGGATTCGAATTCGTTGTAGATAATAACATAAGTGACTACTACgttgaattatttttaagcCATGTGAAGGTAAAATTGGCGGGAGCATATGCGTTAAATATGTTGAGAATGGAGGCAGGGATTCCACTTTACGGCATcgacatttttaaaaacacaaCCCCCATTACTGCATCCCTTGCTTGGACattaaaatataagaaaattaaagagagaaatatttttggGTACCAAAATTTACTAAAGGAATTCAGCATGAAGTCCAAGTTTCTACGTATTGGCATAGTATCTAaggaattaatttttaagaCGTGCAAAATATTGTCCTATCCGTATAAGGAACCCATTGGCTATGTAACCTCCTGCACATGGAGCCCCGTTTATGAAAAGCGAATTGCTCAGGGGTACATCAAAAGGGAGTTTGCCAAAAATAACGAAAAGGTGCTCATATCTATACCTACGGACATCCCGCAAGAAttttcgaagaagaaaaaatataaaatactAAGGAGCAGATCGGCTCACAAGTTTGCGCTCGCCCAGGTGTGCGCCTTTCCGTTCGTGGAGCATAAGTATTAA
- a CDS encoding Serine/threonine-protein kinase PRP4 produces MKISDVLNESILNENGKLKKSGIGMGLGAGSAKGKVEMTSSENALEEFEMKSKMRKVCLGIPTKELDVKNILRLLKEPICLFGEDSYDKRKRLKSILVTKYDKFVKKKNIDNEEEVEEFKNILKRYYIDFSKLYDVNSPEYLKINELEEKLGTKRLKEQSISAKGMTVKSTITEKFYTESSEELKIARLDLTLKTLPRILLHKEMINKFQEKFSKDEYEKYISLYSEHMKSEFDLFISQLGDDRPLTMGKFSPDNSVFAVSSYNTYINIFNYRNDNYNIVKTLKNGHEDKINCIDWNYPNNYSYYSTLSYKDVKKTDLLLASCSSDRSFCLWRPFTEEDMLDDQNVSYGDDGEKATGGRKNKSGEHSADELSDNEEEEAKGSSAKEKGDQHNGETKKKKKHNDSKSGKKHLLCKVKAHDDRINKISFHPLNRHVLTCSEDETIKFFDIETQEELFYQEGHNTNVYSATFNPYGNLYLSGDSKGGLMLWDIRTGKNIDKKKMVHNNCIMNINFNPFLPNMFCTCSADNTIKIFDLRNFTVSCNILAHNKIVTDAVFEPTYGRYITSSSFDTFIKIWDSVNFYCTKILYNNDNKVRNVDISPDGSFISSTSFDRTWKLYKNTEFAEENILAHFF; encoded by the coding sequence atgaaaatcaGCGATGTCCTCAATGAATCCATATTGAACGAAAATGggaagctgaaaaaaagCGGAATAGGGATGGGTCTAGGTGCAGGAAGTGCCAAAGGGAAGGTGGAAATGACCAGCAGCGAAAATGCACTGGAAGAATTTGAAATGAAAagtaaaatgagaaaagtaTGTTTGGGAATCCCCACGAAGGAATTGGATGTGAAGAATATCCTGCGATTATTGAAAGAACCCATTTGTCTGTTCGGAGAAGATAGCTatgataaaagaaaaagactcAAAAGTATACTAGTAACAAAATATgataaatttgtaaaaaagaaaaatatcgacaatgaggaggaagtggaagaatttaaaaacatCCTGAAAAGGTACTACATCGATTTTAGTAAATTGTATGATGTGAATTCACcagaatatttaaaaataaatgaactgGAAGAGAAATTAGGAACAAAGCGGTTAAAAGAACAAAGTATTTCAGCTAAAGGGATGACTGTAAAGAGTACCATCACGGAAAAATTCTACACAGAAAGTTCGGAAGAACTTAAGATAGCTCGTCTAGACTTAACCTTAAAAACGTTGCCAAGGATATTATTGCACAAAGAAATGATAAACAAATTTcaagaaaaattttcaaaagatgaatatgaaaaatatatatcgtTGTATAGTGAACATATGAAGAGTGAATTTGACCTCTTCATTTCCCAACTGGGTGATGATAGACCTCTAACCatgggaaaattttcccctgACAATAGCGTCTTTGCAGTCAGCAGTTATAATACGTAcattaacatttttaattatagaAACGATAATTACAATATAGTGAAGACacttaaaaatggacatgaggataaaataaattgcaTTGATTGGAACTATCCCAATAATTATTCCTACTATAGTACGCTCAGCTATAAGGATGTGAAAAAGACAGACCTTCTCCTGGCGTCCTGTTCGTCTGATAGGTCCTTCTGCCTTTGGAGGCCCTTCACCGAAGAGGACATGCTGGATGACCAAAACGTTTCGTATGGGGACGATGGCGAAAAGGCGacaggggggaggaagaacaaaagcGGTGAACACTCCGCCGACGAGCTTAGCGataatgaagaggaggaagccaAAGGCTCCAGCGCGAAGGAAAAGGGTGACCAGCATaatggggaaacaaaaaaaaaaaaaaaacataacgACAGTAAAAGCGGTAAAAAACACCTGCTGTGCAAGGTGAAGGCACACGACGATCGGATCAACAAAATATCCTTTCATCCATTGAACAGACACGTACTGACGTGCTCGGAAGATGAAACGATAAAGTTCTTTGACATCGAAACGCAGGAAGAGCTATTTTACCAAGAGGGTCACAATACGAATGTGTATTCGGCCACGTTTAATCCTTATGGAAATTTATACCTCTCTGGAGACTCCAAGGGGGGACTAATGCTATGGGACATAAgaacgggaaaaaatatcgacaagaaaaaaatggttcaTAATAACTGTATCATGAACATCAATTTTAATCCCTTCTTGCCAAACATGTTCTGTACCTGCTCAGCTGATaatacaataaaaatattcgacTTGAGAAACTTTACCGTTTCGTGTAACATCCTTGCACACAACAAAATAGTAACAGACGCAGTTTTCGAGCCAACCTATGGTAGGTATATAACGTCCAGTTCGTTCGACACCTTTATCAAAATATGGGATTCCGTGAATTTCTACTGCACCAAGATTTTATACAATAATGATAATAAGGTGAGGAATGTTGATATTTCTCCGGATGGGAGTTTCATATCCTCCACGTCTTTTGACAGGACGTGGAAATTGTACAAGAATACCGAGTTTGCGGAGGAAAACATtcttgctcattttttttga